From Levilactobacillus zymae, a single genomic window includes:
- a CDS encoding helix-turn-helix domain-containing protein, with amino-acid sequence MKKTFFNPETETTGDYTEVWQYEVVPIKDVKDLLVRTHYWQDADGELWLDFNDPNENFRSIFTAYRARKGYLQPQQIKTLRHQLGLSVREFARRLGLSYAKLSQIENNKRIQTLSQEISFRKAQQDYQQQGFLTAYPAPQDPGTLLTQALSARSIENLKPRRQTYMTHELGRTNYFEIGKLSGGMA; translated from the coding sequence ATGAAGAAAACTTTTTTTAATCCGGAGACCGAAACGACGGGCGATTACACTGAAGTTTGGCAGTATGAAGTTGTCCCGATTAAAGACGTTAAGGATCTCCTGGTGCGCACTCATTATTGGCAAGATGCAGATGGCGAACTGTGGTTAGACTTTAACGATCCTAACGAAAATTTCAGAAGTATTTTTACGGCTTATCGAGCGCGAAAAGGGTACCTACAACCCCAGCAGATTAAGACTCTCCGCCATCAATTAGGCTTATCCGTGCGCGAATTTGCACGTCGGTTAGGCCTCAGCTATGCCAAACTTTCTCAGATTGAAAACAATAAGCGTATCCAGACGCTTTCTCAAGAAATTTCCTTTAGAAAGGCCCAGCAGGATTATCAGCAACAAGGCTTCTTGACCGCCTACCCGGCGCCCCAAGACCCGGGGACCCTGTTGACCCAGGCGCTATCAGCACGATCGATTGAAAATTTAAAGCCTAGACGCCAAACTTATATGACGCATGAGTTGGGTCGGACGAATTACTTTGAAATTGGTAAACTTTCGGGAGGGATGGCCTAA
- a CDS encoding cytidine deaminase, whose product MDIWEQLYQAAKPLYHPEDVNQFIYAHNVVCALQSQSGQIYTGFCVESACGALNLCAERVALLDMFTHSGETQVQRIISFRDTAPAGVGGMPCGVCREVLLEFNPANRDTQIMVDYATRQTITLDELMPKWWGPAKARTPD is encoded by the coding sequence ATGGATATCTGGGAACAACTGTACCAAGCAGCTAAACCGCTCTACCACCCCGAGGACGTCAACCAATTCATCTACGCGCATAACGTGGTGTGTGCCTTACAAAGTCAATCCGGGCAGATTTACACCGGCTTTTGCGTCGAGAGTGCCTGCGGGGCGCTCAACTTGTGCGCCGAACGGGTGGCCTTACTGGACATGTTCACCCATAGCGGCGAAACGCAGGTCCAGCGCATCATCTCGTTTCGGGACACGGCCCCGGCCGGCGTCGGCGGGATGCCCTGTGGCGTTTGCCGCGAGGTGTTGCTCGAATTCAACCCGGCTAACCGGGATACGCAGATCATGGTGGACTATGCGACCCGCCAAACTATCACGCTAGACGAGCTAATGCCGAAGTGGTGGGGCCCGGCGAAGGCGCGGACGCCAGATTAA
- a CDS encoding FMN-binding protein, whose amino-acid sequence MKKIIPGILSVAVAGAVALDGYWLFVKDHVTAATGNQVQSSASSSSATSSSQASSANTRTATSGTYKNGTYTGKATSTQWGDVQVQAVIKNGKITTINVLEYPNDNQHDKQINSQVLPTYKAEALKKQSAKIQLVSGASETYKGFTGSLQNALDQAEV is encoded by the coding sequence ATGAAAAAAATAATTCCAGGAATTCTCTCAGTTGCCGTTGCCGGAGCCGTGGCCCTCGACGGTTATTGGCTTTTCGTGAAGGACCACGTCACCGCCGCCACGGGTAATCAGGTCCAATCCAGTGCCTCGTCCAGTTCAGCAACCAGCTCGTCGCAAGCGTCTAGCGCCAACACTAGGACCGCCACCAGCGGGACCTACAAGAACGGCACCTACACGGGCAAGGCTACGTCCACCCAATGGGGCGACGTCCAGGTCCAAGCCGTCATCAAGAACGGTAAAATCACGACTATTAACGTCTTGGAATACCCCAACGACAACCAACACGACAAGCAGATCAACAGTCAGGTTTTGCCGACCTATAAGGCCGAAGCGTTGAAGAAACAAAGCGCCAAGATTCAACTGGTCTCGGGCGCTAGCGAGACCTATAAGGGCTTTACCGGGTCCCTGCAAAACGCCTTAGACCAAGCGGAGGTGTAG
- a CDS encoding aminotransferase class I/II-fold pyridoxal phosphate-dependent enzyme — translation MSISPESLTHHMNRAIAGIQPSDILAFNAEIANIPGIVRLTLGEPDFNTPEHVKQAAIRSIENNESHYAPSNGTPALRQAAANFLATKYDLHYDPATEVIVTAGATEGIYTALTSILNPGDEVLIPTPIFPLYIAVAQVNGAVPVFMDTSADGFVLTPEKLKATLAAHPKTKAVVLNFPSNPTGVTYRATDLQALAAVLADQPVFVLSDESYSELTYGATHVSIAQYLPDQTILLNGVSKSHAMTGWRIGLMCAPKAITAQLGKIHQFTITSTTTNAQAAATEALANGLDDGQKMKQEYQARRDYLVAALDQIGFKSAKPEGAFYLFSKIPAGLPQDSMAFCRELAHEARVALIPGSSFGPGGEGYVRISYAASMADLKTAVERMTAYVAAKGLTKEES, via the coding sequence ATGTCCATTAGTCCCGAAAGCTTAACCCACCACATGAATCGTGCCATCGCCGGAATTCAACCGTCCGACATCTTGGCCTTCAACGCCGAAATTGCCAACATCCCCGGTATCGTCCGCTTGACGCTGGGCGAACCCGATTTCAATACGCCCGAACACGTCAAACAGGCCGCCATTCGCAGTATCGAAAACAACGAGAGCCACTACGCACCGTCTAACGGGACGCCGGCGTTGCGGCAGGCCGCGGCGAACTTCTTAGCCACCAAATACGACCTACACTACGACCCGGCCACCGAAGTCATCGTCACGGCCGGGGCCACTGAGGGAATTTACACGGCGTTAACGTCGATCTTAAATCCTGGCGACGAGGTCCTGATCCCCACGCCGATTTTCCCACTCTACATCGCCGTGGCGCAGGTCAACGGGGCCGTGCCAGTCTTCATGGACACGTCGGCGGACGGGTTCGTCTTAACGCCCGAAAAGCTAAAGGCCACCTTGGCCGCCCATCCCAAGACCAAGGCCGTCGTGCTCAACTTTCCGTCGAATCCGACCGGCGTAACTTACCGGGCCACCGACTTGCAGGCGTTAGCCGCTGTCTTGGCCGATCAGCCGGTCTTCGTCTTATCCGACGAAAGCTACAGCGAACTGACCTACGGGGCGACCCACGTGTCGATCGCACAATACCTACCGGACCAAACTATTCTGCTCAACGGGGTCTCCAAATCCCACGCGATGACCGGTTGGCGGATTGGTCTGATGTGTGCGCCAAAGGCCATCACAGCCCAACTGGGCAAGATTCACCAATTCACGATCACGTCGACCACCACGAACGCCCAGGCTGCGGCGACCGAAGCGCTGGCTAACGGTCTCGATGACGGACAAAAAATGAAACAGGAATACCAGGCGCGCCGCGATTACCTGGTGGCCGCGCTGGACCAGATTGGGTTCAAGTCGGCGAAGCCGGAAGGGGCGTTCTACCTCTTCAGTAAGATTCCGGCTGGCCTGCCGCAAGACAGTATGGCCTTCTGTCGCGAACTGGCCCACGAGGCCCGCGTGGCGTTGATTCCCGGGAGTTCGTTTGGCCCCGGTGGGGAAGGCTACGTGCGGATCAGTTACGCCGCTTCCATGGCCGACTTGAAAACGGCCGTCGAGCGGATGACGG
- a CDS encoding FAD:protein FMN transferase produces the protein MITHTFTLEAMAMPFTVKLKATPAMGLSTQRVATYRQLIQQELDRLDHEFSPFRSDSLVRRFARQELTAPQLTRDFQTVYGWAVRAQDQTAGAFNPFFAGHYDPTGLVKGWAIQRVFEQYLQPALTRGDLVAAAINGAGDVQTGVAPGSPFYWRVGIENPLDPTRPTYAYRLQNAAVATSGTRQHGDHIVRQAPASLQQATVVCPTLTPCDGPVALFSL, from the coding sequence ATGATAACACACACGTTTACCTTAGAAGCCATGGCCATGCCGTTTACCGTTAAACTAAAAGCCACCCCGGCGATGGGCCTTTCCACCCAACGCGTGGCCACTTACCGCCAATTGATTCAGCAGGAACTCGACCGGCTGGATCACGAGTTTTCTCCCTTTCGTTCCGATTCGTTGGTCCGCCGGTTCGCTCGCCAAGAGCTGACGGCACCCCAACTGACGCGTGACTTTCAAACCGTCTACGGGTGGGCCGTGCGAGCGCAAGATCAAACGGCGGGGGCGTTCAACCCGTTTTTTGCGGGCCATTACGATCCGACCGGTCTGGTCAAAGGCTGGGCCATTCAACGGGTCTTTGAGCAGTATCTCCAGCCGGCGCTGACTCGTGGCGACCTGGTGGCCGCGGCCATCAACGGCGCGGGCGACGTTCAGACCGGCGTGGCGCCCGGGAGTCCCTTTTACTGGCGGGTCGGCATCGAAAACCCGCTGGACCCGACCAGGCCCACCTACGCCTATCGCCTGCAGAACGCGGCCGTGGCCACGTCGGGCACCCGCCAGCACGGTGACCATATCGTCCGGCAGGCACCGGCCTCGCTCCAACAAGCCACCGTGGTCTGCCCCACCCTGACGCCGTGCGATGGGCCGGTCGCGCTTTTTAGCCTTTAG
- a CDS encoding aldo/keto reductase: METTQLSNGVTIPMLGFGTYLIDSKDVPAAIKTALDAGYRHLDCAHIYGNEPAVGAAIKASGVDRSDLFITSKVWNADQGYDKTLAAFDKTLSDLELDYLDLYLIHWPNEKDFDLTLDTWRALETLYQQKKVRAIGVSNFSQDQLEKVFAMAKVKPMVNQIERHPYKVQAALGKFDTDNGIVNEGYSPIGHGHLILEDPVITKLAAKYGKTPAQIVLRWQVDTGFVVFPKSSKPARVKENFEISGFNLTADEIKEINGLDQDKHLNYD; this comes from the coding sequence ATGGAAACGACACAGTTAAGCAACGGCGTCACCATCCCCATGTTAGGATTCGGGACCTACTTAATCGACAGTAAGGACGTCCCCGCGGCCATCAAGACCGCCTTGGATGCCGGTTACCGGCATTTAGACTGTGCGCACATTTACGGCAACGAACCCGCCGTGGGTGCGGCCATCAAGGCGTCCGGCGTGGACCGGTCCGACCTGTTCATCACGTCGAAGGTCTGGAATGCCGACCAAGGTTACGACAAGACCTTAGCCGCCTTTGACAAGACGCTAAGCGACCTGGAATTAGACTACCTGGACCTGTACCTGATCCACTGGCCAAACGAAAAAGACTTCGACTTGACTTTAGACACTTGGCGCGCCCTCGAAACCCTTTACCAACAAAAGAAGGTGCGGGCTATCGGGGTCTCTAACTTCTCGCAAGACCAACTGGAAAAGGTCTTCGCCATGGCCAAGGTCAAGCCGATGGTCAACCAAATCGAACGGCACCCGTACAAGGTCCAAGCCGCACTGGGCAAGTTCGACACGGACAACGGCATCGTCAACGAAGGGTATTCCCCAATTGGTCACGGTCACTTGATCCTAGAGGACCCCGTGATTACCAAGTTAGCGGCTAAGTACGGCAAGACGCCGGCCCAAATCGTTTTGCGGTGGCAAGTCGACACTGGTTTCGTGGTCTTCCCGAAGTCTTCGAAGCCGGCGCGGGTCAAGGAAAACTTTGAAATCTCTGGGTTTAACCTGACCGCCGATGAAATCAAGGAAATCAACGGCTTAGACCAAGATAAGCATTTAAACTACGACTAA
- a CDS encoding FAD-dependent oxidoreductase: MGATARLEGGYGRFAPTIQENAHDRLVLVAGGSGVVPMLAIIAAFPTKPITLYYTAHTAAALIYADELRRLAQQRPQLTVHLQVGRFPVATTVAQVVAPNTTYLLSGPRPLGHAWTQALFQQHVAANKVYYEEFTW; this comes from the coding sequence GTGGGCGCCACCGCCCGGTTGGAAGGCGGGTACGGTCGGTTTGCCCCGACGATTCAAGAAAACGCCCACGACCGGTTGGTCCTAGTCGCCGGCGGTTCCGGCGTGGTGCCGATGCTGGCCATCATCGCGGCCTTCCCCACGAAACCCATCACGTTGTACTACACGGCCCACACGGCGGCCGCACTGATCTACGCCGATGAACTGCGCCGATTAGCCCAACAGCGACCGCAACTGACGGTCCATTTACAGGTCGGTCGGTTCCCCGTGGCGACCACGGTGGCCCAAGTCGTCGCGCCGAATACCACCTACCTGCTATCGGGCCCCCGACCCTTGGGGCACGCCTGGACGCAAGCGTTGTTCCAGCAACACGTGGCGGCCAACAAGGTGTATTACGAGGAATTCACGTGGTGA
- a CDS encoding iron reductase: MTPKLSYLRGLIWAVILFLLPLPLIQALALGLPSIYAGEAFAIQLGSIAYVWWLAAVYLATRPRWLDRLIGLPSLYFIHGLLSLLALVLAYFHKTQTSSFGWIKRTGDWAFDLFVALMAYSLIFLAGWLTSRSRLLTRLKRQLERLFHHELSIWLHRLNLVALALVFVHVQLIGYVTSITSYIWLFNGYTIVVAGAYLYQKITHVWRLPAAKLTAKRKLAPNFYEFTLQVRHPHQLTVHLFVNFPHHDGLKERHPFSVVNAVSEDGQIVLAIRGDGDFTRQI, encoded by the coding sequence ATGACGCCTAAGTTATCTTATCTGCGGGGCTTGATCTGGGCCGTGATTCTTTTTCTCCTGCCCTTACCCTTGATTCAGGCACTCGCGTTGGGGTTACCTTCGATTTACGCCGGTGAGGCCTTCGCCATTCAGTTGGGATCCATCGCCTACGTCTGGTGGTTGGCCGCCGTGTATCTGGCGACGCGTCCCCGGTGGCTGGACCGTTTGATCGGCCTGCCCAGCCTCTACTTTATTCACGGCCTGCTTAGCCTGTTGGCCTTAGTGCTAGCCTACTTCCACAAAACCCAGACCTCCTCGTTCGGGTGGATCAAACGCACCGGCGATTGGGCCTTTGACCTGTTCGTCGCTCTGATGGCTTATTCGTTGATTTTTCTGGCCGGTTGGTTGACCAGTCGGTCGCGATTGTTGACCCGGCTAAAACGGCAACTCGAGCGGCTCTTTCATCATGAACTATCTATCTGGCTGCACCGGCTAAACCTGGTCGCTTTAGCGTTGGTGTTCGTTCACGTACAGCTGATTGGGTACGTGACCAGCATCACCAGCTACATCTGGTTGTTTAACGGTTACACGATTGTCGTGGCGGGCGCGTACCTCTACCAGAAGATTACCCACGTCTGGCGCTTACCGGCCGCCAAGCTGACGGCTAAACGAAAATTGGCGCCCAATTTTTACGAATTTACGCTACAGGTCCGCCATCCCCACCAACTCACGGTGCACCTATTCGTGAACTTTCCGCACCACGACGGGTTAAAGGAACGCCACCCGTTTTCGGTGGTCAATGCCGTCTCTGAGGACGGGCAAATCGTGCTCGCCATTCGCGGCGACGGGGACTTCACCCGCCAGATTTAA
- a CDS encoding ATP-binding protein, producing the protein MTWDSSKTEYELTKWFTPSKPATNNYVDRGPLDRTIFREFAQQGRQVLVYGPTGAGKTSMVLDNLEKLKTRYQTKSIRVTMTNTTTVESFIAEVAYKLQLTRMVQSVETKETSVNTSAALKIINWVSANLGGQKKQIQQDIREQYTGPDDFTILEEALFKRNTILVVDDMENLTGTADELRIRLAEIAKNMSDDAVNYEQSYAKIVFVGIATTAEQLWHDVESLKSRLATISVPYLNAHESQKIIQTGWQQAQLSGSIKQVEKTAYIASGIGKVVHELGQKTGYAAVDDGSQVIRDRYTEDAIHEVFEVNELDYEEQLNKAKNKTSTKTTVRNYVLYAMANDDRTKMTIQDILRAVNELRDADDKKANTISPALTQLKSAKFDILSNDRNSWQFKDPMFKAYVREHKDELLLKKND; encoded by the coding sequence ATGACATGGGATAGTTCCAAAACTGAATACGAGTTAACTAAGTGGTTTACCCCTAGTAAACCGGCCACTAATAACTATGTAGATCGTGGTCCTCTCGATCGGACAATTTTTCGAGAATTTGCTCAGCAAGGTCGTCAGGTATTAGTTTATGGGCCAACGGGTGCTGGCAAAACTAGTATGGTGCTAGATAATCTGGAAAAATTAAAGACGCGTTACCAGACGAAAAGTATTCGCGTCACGATGACTAATACCACGACTGTAGAAAGCTTTATCGCTGAGGTTGCCTACAAACTACAATTAACACGGATGGTCCAATCCGTGGAGACAAAAGAAACGAGTGTCAACACAAGTGCCGCGTTAAAGATTATTAATTGGGTATCTGCTAATTTAGGTGGACAAAAGAAACAAATTCAGCAGGATATCCGGGAGCAATATACAGGACCCGACGACTTTACAATCTTGGAGGAAGCGTTATTTAAACGAAACACGATTCTCGTGGTTGATGATATGGAGAATTTAACGGGGACGGCCGACGAGTTAAGAATTCGGTTGGCAGAAATCGCCAAAAATATGTCTGATGATGCCGTAAACTATGAACAGTCCTACGCCAAAATTGTTTTTGTGGGGATTGCGACCACGGCTGAACAGTTATGGCACGACGTTGAGTCGTTAAAAAGTCGGCTGGCCACGATTTCAGTACCTTATTTAAACGCCCATGAAAGCCAAAAGATTATTCAAACGGGATGGCAACAGGCCCAGTTGAGTGGCTCGATTAAGCAGGTTGAGAAAACGGCATATATTGCGAGTGGTATTGGTAAGGTCGTTCACGAGCTTGGCCAGAAAACGGGGTATGCTGCAGTGGATGATGGGAGCCAGGTTATTCGGGACCGGTACACTGAGGATGCTATTCACGAGGTGTTTGAGGTCAATGAACTTGATTATGAAGAACAATTAAATAAAGCCAAGAATAAAACGAGCACTAAAACTACGGTTAGAAATTACGTTCTGTATGCCATGGCGAATGATGATCGGACCAAAATGACGATTCAGGACATTTTAAGAGCGGTAAATGAACTCCGGGATGCCGATGACAAAAAGGCCAATACGATTAGTCCGGCCTTAACACAATTAAAAAGTGCTAAATTTGACATTCTGAGTAATGATCGTAATTCTTGGCAGTTTAAGGACCCCATGTTTAAAGCCTATGTTCGGGAACATAAGGATGAATTATTACTAAAGAAAAATGATTAG
- a CDS encoding preprotein translocase subunit SecB, whose product MPALEFTGYTVEEQRYQRNKKFKTTGRPLDLKPRLTVTTTLEGDTINVLLGVHVGTLAHDPFAVVVQLQGEFLYHASQDRAGLGVDTLIRNNAVAILYPYVRALVSNLTNASNDYPALILPTIDVTQVLKEQAQSAKTAD is encoded by the coding sequence ATGCCGGCTTTAGAATTTACAGGCTATACGGTGGAAGAACAACGTTATCAGCGAAACAAAAAGTTTAAGACCACGGGGCGACCGCTTGACCTAAAACCGCGGTTGACCGTGACCACCACCCTTGAAGGTGACACAATCAACGTGCTGCTTGGGGTCCACGTTGGGACTTTAGCGCACGATCCGTTTGCGGTCGTCGTTCAGCTTCAGGGTGAATTCTTGTACCACGCCAGCCAAGATCGTGCTGGGCTAGGCGTGGACACACTGATCAGAAATAATGCTGTCGCAATTTTATACCCGTATGTGCGGGCGTTGGTTTCAAATTTGACTAATGCGTCTAACGATTATCCAGCGCTGATCTTACCGACCATTGATGTGACCCAGGTCTTAAAGGAACAGGCGCAGTCTGCGAAGACGGCCGATTAG